TCTCCCTGGGTTTATTACATGTTCTGCCGGTTTTATAATCCTCAGCAAAAATACATAGAATATGAGGCTGTTGAGCATCGTAGGCAAAAGGCTTTGTCAATATCAAAAATTGAAGTTAAACTACAAACTTATCAAAAAATCTACCGAATAATTTCGTACCCGATCTATTCAACACACCCGCATACATTTCCGTATCTTTAAGGATTTGATCTACGTCTATCGTATTTTTTAAAGAAGAAATCTCTGTCTTATACTCTTCAAGCCATTGTTTAATATCACTATCTCTAACCTCAAGATGAAATTGAATGGCATAGATACGATCGTCTATTTTGAATGCCTGATCGGGATAAAGCTCAGAGCCTGCAAGTAAAACGGCATTTTTAGGAAGCTCAAAAGTATCTCCGTGCCATTGAAAAACCATTGGCCATTTGCCTAG
This portion of the Deltaproteobacteria bacterium genome encodes:
- a CDS encoding gamma-glutamyl-gamma-aminobutyrate hydrolase family protein (Members of this family of hydrolases with an active site Cys residue belong to MEROPS family C26.), translating into MKKRSIQYVYIDTWKDQMPSVPDMYSGFIILGGPMGVYEKDKYPFIENELSLIRKAHDNGLPVIGICLGAQMIAQAFGGRVYRGVSKEIGWYRIRATEEGFGDTIFSTLGKWPMVFQWHGDTFELPKNAVLLAGSELYPDQAFKIDDRIYAIQFHLEVRDSDIKQWLEEYKTEISSLKNTIDVDQILKDTEMYAGVLNRSGTKLFGRFFDKFVV